From the Deltaproteobacteria bacterium genome, the window CGCCGGCGGGTTTCTCCTCCGCGGTCCGGTGGAGAGGGCGTTGTCCGACCTGGGGGAAATTCTGCGCGCGGAGGGGGTGACCGCCCTCTTCTACCCGGAAGACGATGCGGCGGCGCGGGAGATCGCGGAGGCGCTGGTCCCGTTCGGGCCGTTCAACCTTACGATGGGAGCGGAGGTCCGCGGGGGGAGCACGGCGGTCACCGCCGGTTTTCGCTCGGCGGAGGCCGCGATCGCCGAAACGGGGACGATCGTCGAGACCAGCGCGGGTGGGAAAACGCTCCTCCCGGGCCTGATCGCGGACGTCCACGTGTCGATCGTTCCCGTCGCCTCGGTGGTCGCCCGGATGGAGGAGGCGCTGGCGGCCTTCACCGCCGACCCGCCCCGGAACATCTCGTTTCTCTCGGGTCCGAGCAAGACCGGCGACATCGAGCAGACCCTCACCGTCGGCGCCCACGGGCCGAAGAAGGCGATCGCGCTGCTGCAGTGGGAGGACACTCCTTCCCTTCGTCCCGGGCCAGAACCAGGAATGTCCCCCCCTGTCAGGTATGTTCCCTGAACCGGATTACCAAACCATGAACCGGAGGAGGAACAGCCAGCCGGTTATTGTGAGTACGGAGGCGGCGGTCGAGACGATGACGATCGTCCCGGCGAGGTCCGTGTCGCCCCGCAGGCGCGCCGCCATCACGTAGGTAACCACCGCGGTGGGGCACCCGAGCATGATCGCCCCGATCCGCAAGTCGTCCCCCGACAGCCCCATCCACCGGTACAGGGCGATCCCGATCCCCGTCAGGACGCCCACCTTCAGGAACGTCGCGAGCGCCGCGACCGCGAACCCTTTCCGAGCGCGTTCGAACGAGAAGGATCCCCCGAGGCAGAGCAGCGACAGCGGCAAGGTGGCCGGCGTGAGCAACCGAAAGGTCCGGTCGATCATCCCGGGGAGGGGAAGTTTCAGCACGCTCCACGCGATCCCGGCAAGACACGCGAGGATGATGGGGTTCGTCACGATCTGCCGCGCGATGCGCGACGCCGTCGTCGCGATCCCCTCCCCCTTCCCCGCGCCGTGGGGCGCCATCAGCGCCACGATCGACAGGCCGTTCAGCAGCGGCACGATCAAGCCGAGGAAGATCCCCGCCTTCCCCAGCCCTGCGGGCCCCACCGCGTTGAAGACGATCGGAAGCCCGACGTAGGCGAGGTTGGCGCGGAACGACCCCTGGACGAACGCCCCCGTTTCGGAGGGGCCGAGCCCAAGGGCGCGGGACGCGAGGAAAGCGAGCAGGAAGGTCGCGAGCGTGGCGGCGTACCCTCCGACCACGAGGGGGCCGCTGAACGCCTGCCGGAAATCGGTCCCCCCGATCTCATGGAAGAGGAGCGCCGGGAGCAGGATGTAGTAGACGAGGGAGTTCGCCGCGTCGATAAAACTCCCGTCGAGGAACCGGTAGCGGCGCAGGACGACCCCCACCGCCACCACGAGGAACACCGGAACGACCGACTGCAGGATGTCCAGATGCGCCCTCCCAAGAAAAATCGGGCGGTCCCCTACCCCTGAGACCGCCCGTTTGCGAGACGCTACACCAGGATTACTTCTTGCCGTGCTCCAGGACGAGGAATTCGACGATCTTGGCCGCCTCGACGTCGGAGATCCAGTCAGCCTTCTTCCCCTGCATCTCCTTCACGATGCTCGCCCACTTCTCCTTCGTCTC encodes:
- a CDS encoding AEC family transporter, giving the protein MQSVVPVFLVVAVGVVLRRYRFLDGSFIDAANSLVYYILLPALLFHEIGGTDFRQAFSGPLVVGGYAATLATFLLAFLASRALGLGPSETGAFVQGSFRANLAYVGLPIVFNAVGPAGLGKAGIFLGLIVPLLNGLSIVALMAPHGAGKGEGIATTASRIARQIVTNPIILACLAGIAWSVLKLPLPGMIDRTFRLLTPATLPLSLLCLGGSFSFERARKGFAVAALATFLKVGVLTGIGIALYRWMGLSGDDLRIGAIMLGCPTAVVTYVMAARLRGDTDLAGTIVIVSTAASVLTITGWLFLLRFMVW
- a CDS encoding LUD domain-containing protein is translated as MTERESLFRRLSAACGGHGAAAGEPLSGGAPIAPESDSVALFAKTFTAAGGFLLRGPVERALSDLGEILRAEGVTALFYPEDDAAAREIAEALVPFGPFNLTMGAEVRGGSTAVTAGFRSAEAAIAETGTIVETSAGGKTLLPGLIADVHVSIVPVASVVARMEEALAAFTADPPRNISFLSGPSKTGDIEQTLTVGAHGPKKAIALLQWEDTPSLRPGPEPGMSPPVRYVP